Sequence from the Nocardia cyriacigeorgica GUH-2 genome:
CTCGACGGCGGCCCGCTGGGCCGGTGTGGTCACGGTCTGCCCGACATCGAACATGTCCTCGGCGAACAGGCCCTCGAAGCGTCCGGCGACCTCGACCGTCGACAGATGGTGCAGATGCTGCGCCCGCAGATCGGCCGCCAGCTCGACCACATTGCGGGTGCCGTTGGCCCGCCCCAGCTCTTCCAGCGGCCGCTGCTGCGCGTCCCGGTAGCGCTGCTCGTCATAGCCGGCGGCCAGATGGAACACATGGTCGATGCGGCCGCGGTGTTCGGCCAGCCACATCGGGTCCAGGCCCAGCCCCGGCGCGCCGAGATCGCCCGGCACCGGGCGCACCCGGTCACCGGCCGACCACTCTCTGGCGCAATAGTCGAAGCGTGCGGCCGAATTCGGCCCCGGCCGCACGACCACATGAATGTCATCCGCGTGTTTGAGGAGTTCGGGGATGAGGAACCGACCGATGAACCCAGTTGCCCCGGTAACCAGGTAAGTCATAGCCGGTCAACATAGTCCCCGGTATCGGGGCTGCGGCGACCGGTGTGCGTCAGTCGGCGAAAACGGCCTTGCGCTTGGTGAGCATGGCCGCGGCGCCCTCCCGGAAATCAGCCGAACCCAGCAGCTCCACCTGACCGGTCTTCTCCGCCTCGAGCACCTCGTCCAGAGCGCGCAGCGTGGCGAGGTTGAGTGCCTTTTTGGTGAGCTCGAGCGCGCGACGCGGGCCGTGCGCGATCTTGTCCACGGCCGCGTCCACGGCGGCGTCGAGTTCGTCGACCGGCAGCGCGGTGAGCAGCCCGGCCTGCTGGGCCGCCGGGGCGGGCAGGCGCTTGCCGAGCAGCGCCATCTCGGTGGCGAGCGGGCGTCCGGCCGCGGCGGCCACCAGCGCCGCCGCGCCGCCGTCGGGCATCAGGCCGATGTTGATGAAGGCGAGCAGGAGATAGGAATCGTCGGCCGCGTAGACCAGGTCGGCGGCCAGCGCGATACCCACGCCGACACCCGCCGCCGCCCCGCGAATACGCGCGATGACGGGGACCGGTGCGTTCACGATCGCGCGCACCAGGCGGTTGGCCGCGTCCATCGTCATCTCGGGGGTGATGCCGTTGGTGTCGGCGGCCAGGTCGGCACCGGTGCAGAAGTCGGCGCCGTCGCCGGTCAGCAGGACCACCCGCACCGACGGATCATCGGCCAGCGCCAGGAAAGTGTCGCCGAGGGCGACCATGGTCTGGTACGAGAGGGCGTTCTTGCGGCCCGGGTTGCTGATGGTGACCCGGAGGATCCGGCCGTCCCGGACGGCGCTGAATCCGGCGGTCGGGGATGATGAACCGTCGCTGACCATTTCCGCTCCCTGTGCTGCGATTCGGCGGACACCGGCCGTGAATCGTGGTTAACTTTGCGAATTGTGGTTAACTTAGGATGATTCGTCCGGCGCTGTCAACCGGTGGCGCCGCCGCAGAACGGAGAGCAACATGGTCGCCGATCGCAGCGAGGTCGACCTCGTGCGCACGCGGCCGGCGGGCGGTCGAACCGTGCGTCGCAGGCCCAAGGATCGCAAGGTCCAGATCATCCGGGCGGCGGCTCGCGCGTTCAGCGAACGCGGGTACTACCCGGTCGGGGTGGACGAGATCGCCGCCGAGGTCGGCATCTCCGGTCCCGCGCTGTACCGCCATTTCGCCAACAAGTACGCCTTGCTGGTCGCCGCCGCCGAGGAGGGGGCCCGCCAGCTGCTCGACGTCGCCACCGCCGCCGACGATCCCGGGCTCGACCCCGCCGAGCGCCTGGACACGCTGATCCGCGCCGTCGCCGACCACACCATCGACATCCGGCGCGAGGCCGGGCTGTACCGCTGGGAGCGGCGTTATCTGGAGAAGGACGACCGCACCCGGATCAAGAAGCTCTACGACGGCCTCAACGCCACCTTCGCCGCACCGATCGCGCACCTGCGCCCGGACGCCTCGCCCGAGGACGTCGCGTTGCTCGCGGCCGGCGTGCTGAGCACCATCGGCAGCATCTCCGCCCACCGCACCGCGCTGTCCACCGCCCGGCTGCTGCCGCTGCTGCAGGCCATGTCCACCGCGATCGTGCGCGCCGAGCTGCCGCCCGCGCCGAGTTCGGCCGATCCGGCGCCGCAGCCGCGCGGGCTTCCGGTCACCTCGAAACGCGAACAGCTGCTCACCGAGGCCATCCGCATCTTCGGCAGGCAGGGCTATCACGAGGCCAGCATCGAGGAGATCGGCTCGGCCGTCGGCATCAATGCCTCGAGCGTCTACCGCTACTTCAGCAGCAAATCCGATCTGCTCGCCGCCGCCTTCCACCGCACCGGCGACCGCCTCGCCATCGCCATCAGCGAGGCGCTGGCCGAGGCCACCAGCCGCGCCGACGCCGTGGACCGCATCGCCGACCGCTACGCCCGGCTCAGTTTCGCGATGCCGGAGATCATGCCGGTCTACTACGCCGAATTCAGCAACCTGCCGCAGGCCGAGCAGCACAAGTTGCGCGCCATCCAGCGGCAGAACGTGCTCGAATGGGCCAATTTGCTCGACGGCGACCCGATCGAGGCCCGGTTCCGGGTGCACGCGGCGATCGGGCAGGTGATCGATGTGGGCAGGCTGGTGCGGTTCGATGCCCGGCCGGAGCACATTTCCCGGGTGCACGCGCTGATGATGGCGGTGCTGCTCGGCTGACCCGGCCCCGCCTCAGCGTCCGTGCCGCAGCCGGAAGATCGTGCGTGCGATCCGCAACTGCCGCGAATTGCGTTCGAAGGTGGTGAGTTTCAGCGGTGCGCGGTACTTGGTGCGGGCGATGGCCAGGGTGCGGGTGAATTCCAGCAGTCCCAGTTCGCCATGGCTGTGGCCCTGCCCGTATTCGCCGACTCCGCCGAACGGCAGCGCTGGGATCCCGGTGCACGCGGTCGCCGAATTCACCGTCACCACGCCGACCCGCAGGCGTTCGGCGAACGCTTCGACGCTGGCGACGTCGCGGGTGAACACCGATACCGACAGCCCGCTGCCCACGGCGTTCACCCGCCGCACCGCCTCGTCCATATCGGCGACCTTGTTCACCACCAGCACCGGCCCGATGGCCTCACCGCTGACGACCAGGCTTTCCTCCGGCACCTCGGCCAGCACGATCGGTTCGACGTACGGTTCGCGGATCGAGTCGAGCCCGCCGACCACCGCGCGTCCGCCGCGGGCCAGCGCGTCGCGCACCTGCCTGCGGACCACATCGGTCTGTTCTTCGAGGATCATCGGCCCGTAGGAGGCGTTCCTGGCCGCGCCGGGCCGCAGCCGCCGCGCGTGCTCGATCACCAGATCGAGGAACGGTTCGTACACCGATTCGGCCACGTAGGCGCGCTGGACACCCGCCGCGTTCTGGCCGGCATTGGCCATGGCGCCGAACACCGCGGCCTCGGCAGCCTCGTCGAGCTTGGCATCGACCTGCACCACCATGGCGCCCTTGCCGCTGTACTCCACCACCACCGGCGTCAGCGTTTGCGCGCACAGCTCGATCACCTTGCGGCCCTCGGCTTCCGGGCCCGCGTAGGCGATCTTGTCCACCCCGGCCCGGCACAGCGCGGCGGTGGTGGTGGCGTCGCCGGTGACCGCTTGCAGTACCGGCTGATCGGGCGCGAGTTCCGCCCAGGTCTGGGCCAGCCACACCCCGACGCCGGTGGTCAGCTCGTGCGGTTTGAACACCACCGCATTGCCCGCGGCCATCGCGTAGGCGATCGAACCCATCGGCGTGAACACCGGGTTGTGCCAGGCGCCGATCACGCCGATCACGCCGAGCGGCAGGAACCCCACCGAGGCGCGCTGATTGCGGGTGAGCCAGGTGGAATCGATGACCTTGCGGCCGAGCGTGCGACCGGCATTGCGGGCGGCCCAGTCGAGGTTCTCGATGGCCAGCAGGACTTCGATGGCGGCATCGGCCTCGGGCTTGCCGGTTTCTTCCCGGACGATATCGATCAGTTCGCCGGAGCGGCGGGCGATGCTGCGTTTCCAGTCCAGCAGCCATCGCTTGCGGGCACCGAAACTCAGGTGCGCCCACCACTTTTCGGCTGCACGGGCCGCGCGAACGGCACGTTTCAGCTCGCTGGAATCCTGGACGGCGTAAGTGCCGACCGTCTCCCCGGTGCGTGGGTCGTAGGACGTAAGCACGCTCGGTCGGCCCGATCCTCCCGAACGCGCCGCCACATGTGGCTGCGCGGACTCGGCCATGGCTCCAAGACTATGGGCGCGCCGACCGGCCGACAAGGTACGGCCGCTGCCATCTTGCTGCCGAATACCCGCCGTACCTGCGCCTATTCGAGACCCGGCGGATAGTGTGAGTAAGCGCACAACCGGACGGTCCGCAGCACCGGTGCGCCCGGACCGCCCCGGATCCGAAACCCGGGCCGGTAACATCGCGCCCGGCGGTACGGATCACCATGCGGGACGTCGCTGCGTGCGCTCCGGCGACCCACCCCTGCCCGGCCGATAGTGGAGAGTTGATGCCGAGTTCGAATCATGTCGAGGCGCCCGCGAGCGAACCCGCCGTCCAGGTCACGGACGTGCGGAAGTCGTTCGGTGAGGTGCACGCGCTGCAAGGCATCAGCTTCACCGCCAAGAAGGCGAGCGTGCTGGGTGTGCTCGGCCCGAACGGGGCCGGCAAAACCACTACCGTCAAGATCCTGTCCACGCTGCTGCGCCCGGATTCGGGCACCGCGATCGTCGCCGGTCACGATGTGCAGAAGGATCCGGCGGGCGTGCGGCGTTCGATCATGATGACCGGCCAGTACGCCGCGCTGGACGAGAACCTGTCCGGCCGGGAGAACCTGGAGCTGTTCGGCCGGCTGATGGGCCTGAGCAAATCCGCCGCCCGCCAACGCGCCGACACCCTGCTCGAGGAATTCGACCTGGTCAGCGCCGGTCGCCGAGCGGTGCGCAACTACTCCGGCGGTATGCGCAGGCGCGTCGACATCGCCTGCGGCCTGGTGGTGCGCCCCGAGGTGGTGTTCCTCGACGAGCCGACCACCGGACTGGATCCGCGCAGCCGCCAGGGCGTGTGGGATCTGGTCAACGCGCTCAAGGCGCAGGGCATCACCGTGCTGCTGACCACGCAGTACCTCGAAGAGGCCGACGTGCTCAGCGACAACATCATCGTCATCGATAAGGGCACCGTCATCGCCGAGGGCACCGCCGACGAACTCAAGGAGAAGACCGGCGGCAGCTACTGCGAGGTCGTCCCGCTGGATCCGTCCGATCTGGCCAAGGCCGCCACCGCGCTCGGTGATCTGG
This genomic interval carries:
- a CDS encoding enoyl-CoA hydratase, which produces MVSDGSSSPTAGFSAVRDGRILRVTISNPGRKNALSYQTMVALGDTFLALADDPSVRVVLLTGDGADFCTGADLAADTNGITPEMTMDAANRLVRAIVNAPVPVIARIRGAAAGVGVGIALAADLVYAADDSYLLLAFINIGLMPDGGAAALVAAAAGRPLATEMALLGKRLPAPAAQQAGLLTALPVDELDAAVDAAVDKIAHGPRRALELTKKALNLATLRALDEVLEAEKTGQVELLGSADFREGAAAMLTKRKAVFAD
- a CDS encoding TetR/AcrR family transcriptional regulator; the protein is MVADRSEVDLVRTRPAGGRTVRRRPKDRKVQIIRAAARAFSERGYYPVGVDEIAAEVGISGPALYRHFANKYALLVAAAEEGARQLLDVATAADDPGLDPAERLDTLIRAVADHTIDIRREAGLYRWERRYLEKDDRTRIKKLYDGLNATFAAPIAHLRPDASPEDVALLAAGVLSTIGSISAHRTALSTARLLPLLQAMSTAIVRAELPPAPSSADPAPQPRGLPVTSKREQLLTEAIRIFGRQGYHEASIEEIGSAVGINASSVYRYFSSKSDLLAAAFHRTGDRLAIAISEALAEATSRADAVDRIADRYARLSFAMPEIMPVYYAEFSNLPQAEQHKLRAIQRQNVLEWANLLDGDPIEARFRVHAAIGQVIDVGRLVRFDARPEHISRVHALMMAVLLG
- a CDS encoding aldehyde dehydrogenase family protein translates to MAESAQPHVAARSGGSGRPSVLTSYDPRTGETVGTYAVQDSSELKRAVRAARAAEKWWAHLSFGARKRWLLDWKRSIARRSGELIDIVREETGKPEADAAIEVLLAIENLDWAARNAGRTLGRKVIDSTWLTRNQRASVGFLPLGVIGVIGAWHNPVFTPMGSIAYAMAAGNAVVFKPHELTTGVGVWLAQTWAELAPDQPVLQAVTGDATTTAALCRAGVDKIAYAGPEAEGRKVIELCAQTLTPVVVEYSGKGAMVVQVDAKLDEAAEAAVFGAMANAGQNAAGVQRAYVAESVYEPFLDLVIEHARRLRPGAARNASYGPMILEEQTDVVRRQVRDALARGGRAVVGGLDSIREPYVEPIVLAEVPEESLVVSGEAIGPVLVVNKVADMDEAVRRVNAVGSGLSVSVFTRDVASVEAFAERLRVGVVTVNSATACTGIPALPFGGVGEYGQGHSHGELGLLEFTRTLAIARTKYRAPLKLTTFERNSRQLRIARTIFRLRHGR
- a CDS encoding daunorubicin/doxorubicin resistance ABC transporter ATP-binding protein DrrA, with amino-acid sequence MPSSNHVEAPASEPAVQVTDVRKSFGEVHALQGISFTAKKASVLGVLGPNGAGKTTTVKILSTLLRPDSGTAIVAGHDVQKDPAGVRRSIMMTGQYAALDENLSGRENLELFGRLMGLSKSAARQRADTLLEEFDLVSAGRRAVRNYSGGMRRRVDIACGLVVRPEVVFLDEPTTGLDPRSRQGVWDLVNALKAQGITVLLTTQYLEEADVLSDNIIVIDKGTVIAEGTADELKEKTGGSYCEVVPLDPSDLAKAATALGDLVPAAVSAELNGADRLSIPAPEGAATLAEALRRLDSAGVDLADIALRRPSLDDVFLSITGHSGGHA